In Effusibacillus pohliae DSM 22757, the following proteins share a genomic window:
- the ilvA gene encoding threonine ammonia-lyase — MLQLEDFQTARQRLAGVIHQTPLDYSQTFSQLSDNHIYLKLENLQKTGAFKIRGAFNKMATLTPEERKRGVIAASAGNHAQGVAYAAKMMGIPCTIVMPEGAPLSKLEATAGYGAKIVLHGPNYDAAYEYALELQKANNMTFVHAFDDPAVIAGQGTIALEILEQEPDIDLIVTPIGGGGLAAGVAMAAKLSKPDIQVIGVEASGAASMFSSLQAGEVRELDIAETIADGILVKRPGNLTFGLVRDYVDRVVTVDDDKITKAMLLLMERSKLVVEGSGAVGLAAVLDKQLPLQGKKIAIILSGGNVDVNLLSKIIERGLVEAGRYLRLVTTVPDRPGVLLAMAKIFAEEKSNVISIHHHRMGERIVLGQAEVEVNLETRDRQHIERILKRLGDAGFSYTVR, encoded by the coding sequence ATGTTGCAACTTGAAGATTTTCAGACTGCAAGACAAAGACTTGCCGGCGTTATCCATCAGACGCCGCTCGATTACTCGCAAACGTTCAGCCAGCTGTCGGACAACCACATCTATCTGAAGCTGGAGAATTTGCAAAAAACGGGCGCCTTCAAAATCCGCGGCGCATTTAACAAAATGGCGACTCTTACGCCGGAAGAGCGAAAGCGCGGGGTGATCGCCGCATCGGCCGGCAACCATGCGCAAGGGGTGGCGTACGCGGCGAAAATGATGGGGATTCCCTGTACGATCGTGATGCCGGAAGGAGCACCGCTCAGCAAACTGGAAGCGACCGCCGGATACGGCGCCAAAATCGTGCTGCACGGGCCGAATTACGATGCAGCTTACGAATATGCCCTTGAACTGCAGAAAGCGAACAACATGACGTTCGTCCACGCGTTTGACGATCCGGCAGTGATCGCCGGCCAGGGCACGATCGCCCTCGAAATTCTCGAACAGGAACCGGATATCGACCTGATCGTCACCCCGATCGGCGGCGGCGGGCTGGCGGCAGGAGTAGCGATGGCTGCGAAACTGAGCAAACCGGACATTCAGGTGATCGGCGTCGAGGCGTCGGGTGCCGCCAGCATGTTTTCGTCGCTGCAGGCGGGCGAAGTGCGGGAACTGGACATCGCGGAAACGATCGCAGACGGCATCCTCGTGAAACGGCCCGGCAATCTCACGTTCGGTCTCGTGCGCGATTATGTAGACCGTGTGGTGACGGTCGATGACGACAAGATCACAAAAGCGATGCTCCTGTTGATGGAACGCAGCAAACTGGTGGTGGAAGGCTCGGGCGCAGTGGGACTGGCTGCCGTCCTGGACAAGCAGCTCCCGCTGCAAGGCAAGAAAATCGCCATCATCCTGTCGGGAGGAAATGTAGACGTCAACCTGTTGTCGAAAATTATCGAACGCGGGTTGGTCGAGGCAGGCCGCTACTTGCGGCTGGTCACCACCGTTCCGGACCGGCCCGGCGTCCTGCTGGCGATGGCGAAAATTTTTGCGGAAGAAAAATCAAACGTGATCTCGATCCACCATCACCGCATGGGGGAGCGGATCGTGCTGGGACAAGCGGAAGTCGAAGTCAATCTGGAAACGAGGGATCGCCAGCATATCGAGCGAATTCTGAAACGGCTGGGTGACGCGGGCTTCAGCTATACGGTCAGATAA